From a region of the Impatiens glandulifera chromosome 4, dImpGla2.1, whole genome shotgun sequence genome:
- the LOC124935235 gene encoding cucumisin-like: protein MDSVHKLGNNNDNTPTEKCRYQRLVGRLMYLSHTRPGIGFVVSVVSQFMNRPSEEHMNTIFRILRYLKGSPGKGLLFTRKDDGNLITWRSKKQSIVAQSSAEAEYRSLALGICKGIWIRHILEELGLPPDRPIQMLCDNQAAISIAKNPIHRARTKHIEIDRHFISENVNKGSIAPLYVISRNQVADILTKALPKPNFEELCGNLNNNISTSLLHTYKADFNGFVVMLTKDEYHRISLMEEVVSVFSNRNNHLYTTRSWDFIGFYETSRRVKSVESNIIVGIIDTGIWPELDNFRDTGFGPPPRKWKGSCRGLINFTCNNKIIGARYYNIKGDFTETDIKSPRDTNGHGTHIASTIAGNPISSASFSGLGKGTARGGVPSSRIAVYKVCWSNNICADADILAAFDDAIKDGVDIISISNGNDYNANYLDDSIAIGSFLAMGKGILTTMAGGNDGPEISTVTNVAPWAITVAASTIDRRFFTKLKLGNHATFQGDTVNTFDSNGFLPLVYGGDVPNKTLNISGAGALLAGATGMVIRANGPKDNGLAFPLPATYVDDKVRYDIMSYINTTRNPIASILKSNEAIDEFAPYIASMSSRGPNPLTYSILKPDLCAPGIGILGAWTLLNSPEGVQIDKRRLPYNILSGTSVATSHVTAAAAYVKSFHPSWSPSAIKSSLMTTAFKMNANTYSGQEFGYGAGQINPVGAIDPGLVYDASKADYLQLLCSLKYNNKQLKRLTKNIIPCSCIFSGCKTAWNLNIPSFSKNVLPTTPFNVTFTRRVTNVGLASSIYNAQIVAPPALKIVVVPNKLFFSKVGQTRSFMMTVTGRLNLKQKFVSASLSWIDGTHIVRSPIIIFAPR, encoded by the exons ATGGACTCGGTCCACAAACTTGGAAATAACAACGACAATACTCCAACCGAAAAATGTAGATACCAACGACTTGTGGGGCGACTCATGTACTTATCTCACACTCGTCCCGGCATTGGCTTCGTAGTGAGCGTTGTTAGCCAATTCATGAATCGCCCTTCCGAAGAACATATGAACACAATTTTCAGAATTCTAAGGTACCTAAAAGGTTCTCCGGGAAAAGGCCTTCTATTCACACGTAAAGACGAC GGCAACCTCATCACATGGAGAAGCAAGAAACAATCTATTGTTGCTCAGAGTAGTGCCGAAGCTGAGTATCGTTCTCTTGCACTCGGAATTTGTAAAGGAATTTGGATACGCCACATCCTTGAAGAGTTAGGATTGCCTCCAGATAGACCTATTCAAATGTTGTGTGACAACCAAGCTGCAATTAGTATTGCAAAGAATCCTATTCATCGTGCTAGGACCAAACACATTGAAATTGATCGTCACTTTATTTCAGAGAATGTAAATAAAGGCTCTATTGCACCTCTCTACGTTATATCTCGCAATCAGGTGGCTGACATACTCACCAAAGCTCTTCCTAAACCGAATTTCGAGGAACTATGTGGCAA tttaaacaaCAACATTTCTACGTCACTTCTTCACACTTATAAGGCCGATTTCAATGGTTTTGTCGTCATGTTAACGAAGGACGAATATCATCGAATTTCAT TAATGGAAGAAGTGGTATCGGTATTTTCAAATAGAAATAATCATTTGTACACTACGAGATCATGGGACTTCATTGGATTTTATGAAACAAGTAGAAGAGTAAAATCGGTGGAGAGTAACATCATTGTTGGAATAATCGATACCGGAATTTGGCCAGAATTAGATAATTTTAGAGATACAGGATTTGGACCTCCACCACGTAAATGGAAAGGCTCGTGTCGAGGATTAATAAATTTCACCTGCAATAA TAAAATTATTGGAGCAAGGTACTATAACATAAAGGGAGACTTCACGGAAACTGATATCAAATCTCCAAGAGACACCAATGGTCATGGAACTCATATAGCATCAACGATCGCCGGAAACCCTATTAGTTCGGCAAGCTTTTCCGGTCTCGGCAAAGGTACAGCTCGGGGAGGAGTTCCGTCTTCACGGATTGCCGTATATAAGGTTTGTTGGTCCAATAACATTTGCGCAGATGCTGACATCCTGGCTGCATTCGATGATGCCATTAAAGATGGAGTTGACATAATATCAATTTCTAACGGAAATGACTATAATGCAAATTATCTCGACGATTCGATAGCTATTGGATCTTTCCTTGCCATGGGAAAGGGAATTCTGACGACAATGGCCGGTGGAAACGATGGTCCGGAAATTTCAACTGTTACCAATGTTGCTCCATGGGCAATTACAGTTGCAGCAAGCACCATTGATCGAAGATTCTTTACCAAATTGAAGTTGGGTAATCATGCAACTTTTCAG GGAGATACAGTGAACACGTTTGATTCAAATGGTTTCCTCCCTTTAGTGTATGGTGGTGATGTTCCAAATAAAACATTGAATATTTCTG GAGCAGGAGCTCTTTTGGCAGGAGCAACTGGTATGGTGATACGAGCAAATGGACCCAAAGATAATGGTCTCGCGTTTCCCCTCCCTGCAACTTATGTTGACGATAAGGTTAGATACGACATCATGAGCTATATTAACACAACAAG AAATCCAATAGCAAGCATATTGAAGAGCAATGAAGCTATTGATGAGTTTGCACCTTATATTGCATCCATGTCATCTAGGGGACCGAATCCCTTAACATATAGCATCCTCAAG CCGGATTTATGTGCGCCTGGTATTGGTATATTGGGAGCATGGACACTTTTGAATTCTCCTGAGGGAGTACAAATTGATAAAAGGAGGCTTCCTTATAACATCCTATCGGGTACATCAGTAGCCACTTCACATGTTACTGCTGCCGCCGCTTATGTCAAATCCTTCCATCCTTCATGGTCTCCATCTGCTATAAAATCTTCTCTTATGACTACTG CCTTCAAGATGAATGCAAATACATATTCTGGACAAGAATTTGGTTATGGAGCAGGCCAAATAAACCCTGTAGGGGCTATTGATCCCGGTCTTGTGTATGATGCTAGTAAAGCGGACTATTTACAACTCTTGTGTTCACTAAAGTATAACAACAAGCAGTTGAAAAGACTTACTAAAAACATTATACCATGTTCCTGCATCTTCTCTGGATGTAAAACTGCTTGGAATCTAAACATTccttcattttctaaaaatgtaTTGCCTACAACTCCTTTTAATGTCACTTTCACTAGGAGAGTTACTAATGTGGGATTAGCATCATCTATTTATAACGCCCAGATTGTTGCTCCGCCTGCACTGAAAATAGTAGTCGTGCCGAACAAACTCTTTTTCTCTAAAGTTGGACAAACTCGATCATTCATGATGACTGTCACAGGAAGACTTAATTTGAAACAGAAGTTTGTGTCTGCTTCTTTGTCATGGATAGATGGCACACACATAGTAAGAAGCCCCATTATTATTTTTGCTCCTAGATAA